The Novipirellula artificiosorum genome contains the following window.
ACCTGGACCATCGCGGAAATGGGATGGCGTCCCACGTTTGTCTTATTGATGTTCGTGGGTCTTATCTGGGCCGCGTTTTGGGTTCTTTGGTTTCGCGATGACCCCGTGGATGCCACTTGGCTCAGTTCATCGGAACGCGATTACATTTTGGCTAATCGCCAACCGCAATCGGTTCAATCCAGCAAGCTCGGTCGAGCACATCTGTTTCAATCTCGCACGGTTTGGGCCCTGTGCGGACAATACTTTGCCTCCAACTTCATTTTCTTCTTCGGTTTGACTTGGTTCTTTCCACAGTTGATGAAACGCTATGGACTGAGCGGCCTTGATGCGAGCTTCTATGCAGCGGTGCCGATGATTTTCGGTGCCCTTGGAAATTGGACTGCGGGATGGTGGGTGGATCGTTTGTATGGAGCGAATCGGTGGCGGTCCTCTAGAAGGCTGCCTGCGATGACGGGATTCGGCTTAGCAACCATCGGCATTCTTGGCTGTGCGTATGCAACGACTGCATGGACCGCATCGATTTGGTTTAGTTTGTGCATCTTTGGCGCCGACATGACACTTTCGCCTTCCTGGAGTACCAGTGTCGATATCGGCAAATCAAGAGCGGGATTGGTCTCAGGTACGATGAACATGGCCGGCAATGTCGGAGCTTTTTTAACGGGTCTGGCTTTCCCGTACCTTTTGGAATGGTCCGGGTCACCGCTTCCGTTCTTCTATGTCGCTGCACTGCTCAACCTAGTGGCAGTCGGTCTTTGGCTGGTAATCGATCCGACCGTTGCCTTGGAGGAGTCCTCAGCATGACCCATACAATGAAAATGGAATTCGACGAGCATTCCAAGGTATACCGTGGCTTGCTGATCGGAGCGGGCTACTTCAGTCGCTTTCACCTTGATGCCTGGCAGCGTCTTGCCAACGCAGAAATTGTCGGCATCTGTGATTTTGATATCGAGAAAGCTCATGCCGCAGCCAGCGCATACGGCATCCCTTCCGTTTTCGCTGACGTTGGCCAAGCACTGCAATGCGATGACCTGGACTTCGTAGATATTGCGACTCAGCCGCAAGGACGATTTGAGATTGTGCGACAGGTGGTTACTCGCGGACTGCCGATGATTTGTCAAAAGCCGATTGCAGATGATTTCGCGGGCGCGAGTCGACTGCTCGATTGGATCCAAACCCAACAGTCAGTCTTCATGGTCCATGAAAACTTTCGGTTTCAGCCTTGGTACCGCGAAATCAAACGAATGCTCGAGGCCAATGCAATTGGCGATCGGTTGCATACCATCACCATGCGCACTCGCATGGGAGATGGCTGGGGCGAGGATGCGTACCTCAACCGTCAACCCTATTTTCGGACCATGCCCCGCATGTTGATGCACGAAACGGGCATTCATTTTGCCGATACCTTTCGCTATCTGGCGGGCGAAGTCAGCCAGTGTTCGGGAGATCTTCGTCGGCTCAACAGCGATATCCAAGGCGAGGACACTGGCGCGTTTATGCTCCGATTTGCCAGCGGTGCGGTCGGTGTTTGGGATGCGAGTCGCTACAACGAATCGCTTTCGGAAGATCCACTTTATACCTTTGGTGAATTGTCCGTCGAAGCCAACGGCGGCAGTTTGTGGATGGACGGCCAAGGCAACATTACGATCAAGCCTTTGGGACAACCTGCTTACATGCATCCCTATGAGCGATCCCAGCTTGGTTTCGCAGGCGATTGCGTTTATGCGTGCCAAAAACATTTCTTGGATGTCTTGGCAGGCAATGCAGCATGCGAGACATCACCGTCGGAATACTTGAAATCTTTACGAGTCATCGAGTCCGTTTACGAATCAGCTCGCCACGATTGTTTTGTGCCGGTCGATGCCCTGAAGAGTACGAGTCGTCGGCCACAGCGAACGGTCATTGATCTGAGTTTGCCGGTGGACAACGACATGCGAGGCGTCGCGATCAAGCCTGCCAAGACGATCGAGAAAGAGGGTTGGAACGCGACCACGCTGGAACTCTATTCGCATGCCGGAACCCACATGGATGCACCAGTGCATTTCGTGCACGGCGGAAAGACGCTCGATCAGCGAGATCTATCTGTTTGTTGTGGACCAGCTCGAATCGTAAATTTGGCGCCCGCGAGCCCTCGCCAATTGCATACGATCGACGATATTACTCGAGCGATCGGTGAAGTTTACCCCGGCGATCGACTCTTGTTCCGGACGGATTGGTACAAACGATATGGGACGCCTGAGTATCGTGACGAATTGCCTCGCGTGTCTATCGAGCTGGCACAGTGGTTGGTAAAGCAGCAAGTCGCGATGATCGGCGTCGAGCCACCTTCGGTCGCTGATGTCAATAACATAACAGAGCTGACCAGCGTTCATCAAACATTGTTTCATGGAGGTGTGTTGATTGTCGAAGGACTGGCCAACCTTGATCGGCTCACTCAACCTGAAGTTGAGTTCATTGCACTTCCGCTGTGCATCATCGGAGGCGATGGTTGTCCCGTTCGAGCCATCGCGATCGAGGAAGATGAGGCGAACTTATGAGCCAGCCTTTGTTGGGATGCATTGCGGATGATTACACTGGTGCCACGGATGTGGCGGGGATGTTGTCGCGAGCGGGACTGAACGTAATTCAGTGCTTTGGAATCCCTTCCCAGTCAGATGACTTGCGCGATGCCGATGCCATCGTGGTCGCGCTGAAGTCTCGTTCGATCGCTCCTGCCGAAGCAGTCAAGCTCTCGCTGGAGGCTTTGGCGTTTTTGCAGACTCTTGGCGCGGAACGGATCTTCTTCAAATACTGTTCGACGTTTGACTCAACGGCTCAAGGGAATATCGGCCCGGTAGCTGATGCACTGGCAAGCAAACTGGACGCCAAGCAAGTTTTGTTTTGTCCTGCGTTTCCCGAAAATGGGCGAACGGTTTACTGCGGCCATTTGTTTGTTCACGGTGTCCCTTTGCATGAAAGCGGCATGCAACATCATCCGTTGACACCGATGACCGATAGCAATTTGGTAAGGGTATTGCAGGCACAATCACAGCGAAAGGTAGCCACACTATCGCTTCAAGAAACGTTGCCGAATCCTGACGCACCGGCGCACTTCATGGTCGATGCGATCACCAATGTCGACTTGCAGCGGGTGGCTCAGTTGGCCACCCACCACCGATTGTTGACAGGCGGCTCGGCAGTCGCCTCTCTTTGGGCAAAGACATTGTTAGGGCGCCGCTTAGAGAAACCCGATCCGAGAACCCCATCAAGGCCCGTCTCGAGTCATCAACACGATCGTTGCATCGTGCTGGCTGGCAGTTGCTCGGAAGCAACCCGAAATCAGATTGCGGAATTTGAGAAGTCTTATCCTGTATTGCATCTCGATTTGGCTTCGTTCGCAAGCGTCGAAGCGGTCGTTGCGGCCGCTGTCCTCTACGAAACCTATGTAGACGCTCCAGCGTTTGACATCCACCGCGAAACGACTCACTTTGCAGAGTTCAATGAAACGGTAACCCCTTGGGTGCAATCGAAAGAAGTTCGGCGACTGACACTGTTGGAAGGAGTTTGAAATGAATCGTTATCGAATCGCTGGTCTTCCGGGCGACGGAATCGGACCGGAGTGTTTTGAAGCCGCACTTTTGGTGATGCGAGCCGTCGAAAAACAACACGACTTGAAGTTAGACATCGAAGCTTTCTCGGCGGGTGCCGAGCACTTTCGCAGTCACGGCGAAGCTTTGCCCAAACATGTTTTAGATGAGTGCTTGAAAGCCGACGCAGTGCTATTGGCTGCGATTGGCTTGCCCGATGTGCGTCGACCCGATGGCACCGAAGTGCAACCCGAAATGATGATGGGTTTGCGTCGAGCATTGGGACTGTATGCTGCCGTGCGACCAGTGAAACTTTATCCAGGAGTGAATAGCCCACTCAACACGGCGACGCACGGAATCGACATGGTCATTCTGCGCGAAAATTTGGAAGGGTTGTTTGCATCGTTTGATGGAGGCTGCATCCTGAACGATACCGTCGCCAGCGACACCCTAATGATCACTCGCGAGGGGACTCAGCGCGTGGTGGACTTTGCTTTTCGACTGGCTCAATCTCGCCAGGGACGACCCAGCGATGGTAAGCGAAAGGTGACGTGCGTCGACAAAGCCAACGTGTTTCGAAGCTTTGCGTTCTTCCGCAAAGTGTTCTTCGAAGTGGCCGAGTGTCATCCCGACATTGAAGCCGATGCCGTATATGTAGACGCGATGAGTTTGTTCATGGTCACGTCGCCCAGCCAATGGGACGTGCTTGTCATGGAAAACCAATTTGGTGACATCTTGTCCGATTTGGGCGCCGGCATCGTCGGCGGTCTCGGTCTAGCGCCGTCGGCCGAGATGGGTGACAAACATGCTCTGTTTCAACCGTCTCACGGTTCGGCACCTCAACTTGCCGGCAAGAACGTTGCCAACCCGCTGGCAACGATCCTTTCCGCTGGCATGATGCTGCGATACTTAGGCGATCGGCATTCGGATCCCAAAGCAGACGCTGCTGGAAAGGCGATCGAATCTGCGGTGATGAGATTGCTTGCCGAGCAAAAACATCGCACGGCAGATTTGGGAGGAACATCGTCAACTTCCCAAGTTGCACAGGCAGTGGTGGATCAACTGGCGCATGGGAATGCGTCGTGACCACACATTGATGAACCCAAAGGCGATTGAGCAATCAATCGTAGCAAAGACCTCAACGCGTTCATCGCATGCTTGATGAACTTCACATCACTGACTTTTTCCAATTTTTGAGATCACTACCATGAAACGATTTGCAACCACTTTGATCGCCTTAGCGGCGATGGTGATGGGAACGAAGACTTATTCCGATGAATTCACATCACCGATTGCGACTGCCGACCTGGTTTTCGAAGAGGTGGATGGCGTCGTTGCCGTCGAGGCTGAACACTTTTACGAGCAAAAGGTCACCGACAAGCGAGCTTGGTACATCACGTCTTCAAAGAAAGCGCCCGATCTGAAACCCGACGCGGATGATTCGCACGCCGCCGGCGCGAGTGGCGGTGCTTACGTGGAGACTCTGCCTGACACTCGGAAGAACCATGGAGAGAAGCTGATTTCGGGCGAGAACTTTACGGACAAGGCCGGGCTGCTAGCGATCCTCAGTTACAAGGTTCACATCAAGAATCCGGGTCGTTACTACGTTTGGGTTCGTTCGTATTCAACAGGTTCGGAAGACAATGGCGTGCATGTTGGGCTCGACGGCCAGTGGCCTGAATCGGGCAAGCGCTGGCAAACCGTCAAAAAGAACAATTGGGAGTGGGAATGCAAGCAGCGGACGCCTCAAGTCCACACCGGCGTGCCCATGCAATTGTTCCTAGACATTGATACAGCAGGTGAACACGAAATCTTGTTTTCGATGCGCGAAGATGGTTTTGAAATGGACAAGTTTGTGTTGGCAAGCGACAAAAACTTCAAGCCTGAAGGTCAAGGTCCCCAACTCAAAGTGAAATCCGGCAAGTTGCCCGACGCCTTCCCGGAAGTGGCTCAAGAGACTGCTGCCAAGAAAGAGAGCTTCGTTTTGGGAGCCCCACTTACCCTGCCACGCCAGAGCGATGGCAATGGCGAAGTATCGATCAGCGGCGAGCTCAAGCAATGGCATAAGGTAACGCTTACTCTAGACGGTCCGTTCGCTAATGAACGCGACGCACAGCCCAACGCGTTCACGGACCTCGCCTTCAATGTCACTTTTACACACCAGTCTGGTTCGCCGAGTTACACGGTTCCGGGTTACTTTGCCGCCGACGGAGACGCAGGAAACAGCGGGGCCGATTCGGGTACCAAGTGGCGAGCCCATCTCTCGCCCGATAAGACGGGAACTTGGAAGTATGCGGTCTCGTTTATGCAAGGCAAGAATGCCGCACTGGATGGCAGCGGTGAAGCCTTAAAAGCGTTTGACGGAGCTAACGGCAGCTTCGATGTATCCGAGTCGGATAAGTCCGGTCGCGATTTTCGTAGCGAAGGAAGACTTCAATACGTTGGCAAGCACCATCTGCAATTCGCTGGATCGAAGCGGTACTTTTTAAAGGCTGGGCCCGATTCGCCGGAGACGTTATTGGCTTATGTCGATTTCGACAATCATCCCACTGATCAACGAAAAAAGGTACCGCTGAAGACTTTCAAACCACACCTGGCGGATTGGAAGTCGGGGGATCCGTCTTGGGGAGCTGGCAAGGGCAAGGGACTCATTGGCTCGCTGAATTATCTCGCCGACAAGGGCGTCAATGCCTTCTCGTTTCTCACCTACAACGCATCGGGGGATGGAGATAACGTGTGGCCCTTTATTCAGCGCGATGCCAAAATGCACTACGATTGCTCGAAGCTCGATCAATGGGCTGTAGTGCTGGATCACGCGACCAACCTGGGTTTGCACCTCCATTTCAAACTTCAAGAAAATGAAATGGACGACAACCGACTCGGACCGGAACGAAAGGAACGCAGCGTTCCCGAATCGCTTGACGGCGGAAAGCTGGGGCCCGAACGCAAGTTGTATTGCCGTGAAATGATCGCCCGGTTTAGCCATGAACTGGCACTGAACTGGAACATCGGCGAAGAGAACACTCAAAGCAGCGAAGAGATTCGTGACATGGTTCAGTACCTGAATGACACGGATCCCTACAAACACAACATCGTCATTCATACGTTCCCGCCACAGCAAGAGAAAGTGTACAATCCGCTTTTGGGAAACAAGTCACAACTAACGGGCGTCTCGTTGCAGAATTCATGGAATAGGGTTCACCAGCAAACGTTGCATTGGCTACGAGCTTCGAAATCGGCCGATCGTCCTTGGGTGGTTGCAAACGACGAGCAAAATCCGGCCGGGCTAGGTGTGCCTGCCGACCCTGGTTACAAAGGTCATGACGGCGTTGCTCAGGAAGAAAACACCAAGGGCTCGAAAGCGGAAGGCAACTTCAAGTCCAAGCCGTATAACCTTCACGACATTCGAAAGCTCACGCTGTGGGGCAATCTGATGGCCGGTGGCGCGGGCGTTGAATACTACTTTGGTTATTCGTTGCCAGAAAACGATCTCAAGCTGGAAGACTTTCGCAGTCGCGACAAGAGCTGGGATTACTGTCGTATTGCTCTTCAGTTCTTCTCTGAAAACAAAATTCCTATTGCCGAAATGGTCAGTAGCAATTCGCTCATTGGTAACGATGACGATGACAACTCCAAGTATTGCTTGGCAAAATCCGGAGAGCTCTACCTGGTCTATTTGCCCGGTGGTGGCACGACCGAGTTGAACCTAGCCGATGCCAACGGTTCATTTCGAGTCGACTGGTACAATCCGCGTGAAGGCGGACCACTCGTCGGTGGCAGTGTCACCAAGGTAAATGGCGGAAGTAAGGTATCGCTCGGAGCGCCACCCGCGGACGCCGATCAAGACTGGCTTGTCATGATTCGGCGTTGAGCGCGAATCGTCAACCAAGCAATCACCGTCGAACCCACGCTAACCAGACAAAACCAATGATATCAAGACTCCTACTCCTGCTCCTCATCGCTTGTGCATCCCCGGCAATGGCGTCTCGTATTCAACTCACGAACGCTGAGTCCACCGGTGCGCCGGGGAAATTTGCCTCAGCAGAGATTCGACGGGAGGCTGCGGCTAGCGGGATGACCATCGGCGAGGATGCGGAGGCGCCGAGTATAACGCTCTCGGTCGACAAGGACGCCAAGGCTGCGCCACAGAGCTATCAGATTCGCGTTCGCAATAGTGGGGGGCGTCGCGTGATCGAAGTCACTGGAGCAGATACAGTCGGTGTGATGTATGGCGGGCTCGACGTCGCCGAGGCGATTCGCACGGGCACGCTTGATTCATTGAAAGACTATGAGAAATCCCCGCATATTGCGAAGCGTGGAATCAAGTTCAATATCCCGCTCGACCTTCGCACACCGAGCTACACCGATTGCTCTGACGCTGCTCAGGCCAACATTCCTGAAGTGTGGGAGCGAGAGTTCTGGATCGACTACCTCGATGCGATGGCCCGGCATCGCTACAACGTGCTCTCGCTGTGGAGTCTGCATCCATTCCCTTCGATGGTGAAGGTGCCGGAGTTCCCTGAAGTAGCTTTGGACGATGTCTGGCGCACGCGAATCAAGCTAGACGATCAATTTAGTTTTGCGGGCAATGATATGGTGCGTCCCGAAATGCTCGCCGACTACGAAGTGGTCAAGCGAATGACCATCGATGAGAAGATTGAATTCTGGCGGTGGGTCATGCAGCAAGCTGCCGATCGCGGTATCACCATCTATGTCTTCACCTGGAATGTCTTTACTTTTGGAGCAGAAGGTAAACATGGCATCACCAATGACATGGGCAATGAAATCACGAAAAAGTACTTTAGGGCCACCATTCGGGAAATGGTGAAAACCTATCCGCTGCTGGGCGGCATGGGAATCACTGCGGGCGAAGGAATGCCGCATGACATGGATTCAAAGGTCAAAGAAGCCTGGCTGTGGGACACGTATGGCGAAGGTGTCCGCGATGCATTGAAGAGTGAACCCCAGCGTGAGTTCAACATGATTCACCGGTTTCATTGGACGGCTCAAAGCGACATTCTTGATGCCTTCAAAGACTATCCGGGTACATTTGATTTCAGCTTCAAGTATTCGGTTGCCCATATGTATTCGATTACCAAGCCCCCTTTCATCCAGCCATTACTTGAGAATATTGCTCCTGGCCGTAGGACTTGGCTCACCGTCCGCAACGATGACATTTATTCCTTTCGCTTCGGTGACCCGGCCTACATTCGCGAGTACGTTTTGAACATGCCGCCACAAGACAAGATGGCTGGATTTTACATGGGACCCGATGGGTATTGCTGGGGGCGTGATTTCCTGGAACGTAACCCCACTACCGGTAAGCGACCTCTTGTGATGGAGAAACAGTGGTACTCGTTTATGCTCGTCGGCCGATTGGCCTACGACCCGTCTCTTCCTGATTCGCACTTTGAGCGAGCTCTTGCTTCGCGGCACCCTGATGTTTCATCGGAGCAACTATTTCGTGCTCTACAAGGCGCCTCGCAAGTGATGCCTCTGACGACGCGGTTCTTTTGGGGTGACATTGACTTGAAGTGGTATCCGGAGGCTTGTCTCTGCCATCGCCTAAGTAAAGGACAAGGCTTTTACACCGTGAAGCATTTCATGGAGGGGTCCGCGATGCCTGGAGCCAGCGTATTATGTATCCGCGATTGGCGAGCTCGCCTCAACGCTCGTCAACCGATGACAGAGACCACTCCGCTTGAAATCGCGACAGCTCTCGACGGAGCGGCAGCGGAGACGTTTGCAGCGATCGCTGAGTTGCGCAACACTGCAAGAGACGATCGTGAACTGCAAAAGACTATTCACGATTGCGAAGCACTTGGCTGGCTCGGAAACTACTACGCGGCGAAGATTCGTGGAGCCTGTGCGTTGGCTCTCTTTGACTCCACTGGCGACTCGTTCGAACACGACTCTGCGATACGTCATCTGAACGATGCTCTCTCGCATTGGAAAGCCTACGCCGCAATTCGAGACGCCCAATACGTTCCGGCTCTCTACAATCGCGTCGGTTATGTCGATGTGACCGCACTCACGGAGAAGGTAGCAACGGATATCGACATTGCTCGCAATTGGAAACCATATTCGCTGAAGGATGACGGCAAGCGATCAGGTTCCGAGAAAGGGTTTCGTCAATGAAAAACGCTGCCGCAATTTTCTGTAACGTCAAACCGAATTTTCAGGCCTGCATGATTTGAAAACATCGAACGTTATCACGTGGTTCCTGGCAGTCTTTCTACTTCCGCTTGCTGGTGTATTCGGTGGTGAAGAGAAGCTGGTCCGTGGAAAAGACCGCCTTGATACACCGGCAGTTGCAACAGGTCTTTGCGTCCACAATCTCTTTCAGTCGAGCATGGTTATACAGAGAGACAAGCCGATCCAGATCTGGGGCTGGGCGGCTCCCAATGAAAAAGTCACCGTGACATTGGGCGACGAGTCACGCTCCACAACTGCTGCCTCTGATCGATCATGGAAGGTCGAACTGCCAGCGATGCCAGTGAGCGCTGAATCGCAAACGATCACAGTACAAGGTTCGGATGAAGGAAACTATATCCGAGAAGTCCACTACCAAATGTTTTTGAACTTGCGAGAAGCTGGCGACAACAACATCGGCTATGCCAGTTGCTTCGACCTCCACCGCGCGTGGTATCATCCGCAGATCAAAGTGCCGGTAGGCGAGCGAATTGCCAAG
Protein-coding sequences here:
- a CDS encoding MFS transporter; this encodes MLIPMRAVLVVSTFLLSMLLYVDRVCISAAKKDVAADLSLSDIQMGWIFSAFSLGYALFQTPSGWMADRFGPRRVLAAIVAIWSVFTGLTSMASSFVSMIVVRFFFGAGEAGAFPGISRAVYSWIPMQERGVVQGVNFSGSRIGAAIALPLITWTIAEMGWRPTFVLLMFVGLIWAAFWVLWFRDDPVDATWLSSSERDYILANRQPQSVQSSKLGRAHLFQSRTVWALCGQYFASNFIFFFGLTWFFPQLMKRYGLSGLDASFYAAVPMIFGALGNWTAGWWVDRLYGANRWRSSRRLPAMTGFGLATIGILGCAYATTAWTASIWFSLCIFGADMTLSPSWSTSVDIGKSRAGLVSGTMNMAGNVGAFLTGLAFPYLLEWSGSPLPFFYVAALLNLVAVGLWLVIDPTVALEESSA
- a CDS encoding cyclase family protein — encoded protein: MTHTMKMEFDEHSKVYRGLLIGAGYFSRFHLDAWQRLANAEIVGICDFDIEKAHAAASAYGIPSVFADVGQALQCDDLDFVDIATQPQGRFEIVRQVVTRGLPMICQKPIADDFAGASRLLDWIQTQQSVFMVHENFRFQPWYREIKRMLEANAIGDRLHTITMRTRMGDGWGEDAYLNRQPYFRTMPRMLMHETGIHFADTFRYLAGEVSQCSGDLRRLNSDIQGEDTGAFMLRFASGAVGVWDASRYNESLSEDPLYTFGELSVEANGGSLWMDGQGNITIKPLGQPAYMHPYERSQLGFAGDCVYACQKHFLDVLAGNAACETSPSEYLKSLRVIESVYESARHDCFVPVDALKSTSRRPQRTVIDLSLPVDNDMRGVAIKPAKTIEKEGWNATTLELYSHAGTHMDAPVHFVHGGKTLDQRDLSVCCGPARIVNLAPASPRQLHTIDDITRAIGEVYPGDRLLFRTDWYKRYGTPEYRDELPRVSIELAQWLVKQQVAMIGVEPPSVADVNNITELTSVHQTLFHGGVLIVEGLANLDRLTQPEVEFIALPLCIIGGDGCPVRAIAIEEDEANL
- a CDS encoding four-carbon acid sugar kinase family protein, which gives rise to MSQPLLGCIADDYTGATDVAGMLSRAGLNVIQCFGIPSQSDDLRDADAIVVALKSRSIAPAEAVKLSLEALAFLQTLGAERIFFKYCSTFDSTAQGNIGPVADALASKLDAKQVLFCPAFPENGRTVYCGHLFVHGVPLHESGMQHHPLTPMTDSNLVRVLQAQSQRKVATLSLQETLPNPDAPAHFMVDAITNVDLQRVAQLATHHRLLTGGSAVASLWAKTLLGRRLEKPDPRTPSRPVSSHQHDRCIVLAGSCSEATRNQIAEFEKSYPVLHLDLASFASVEAVVAAAVLYETYVDAPAFDIHRETTHFAEFNETVTPWVQSKEVRRLTLLEGV
- a CDS encoding isocitrate/isopropylmalate dehydrogenase family protein: MNRYRIAGLPGDGIGPECFEAALLVMRAVEKQHDLKLDIEAFSAGAEHFRSHGEALPKHVLDECLKADAVLLAAIGLPDVRRPDGTEVQPEMMMGLRRALGLYAAVRPVKLYPGVNSPLNTATHGIDMVILRENLEGLFASFDGGCILNDTVASDTLMITREGTQRVVDFAFRLAQSRQGRPSDGKRKVTCVDKANVFRSFAFFRKVFFEVAECHPDIEADAVYVDAMSLFMVTSPSQWDVLVMENQFGDILSDLGAGIVGGLGLAPSAEMGDKHALFQPSHGSAPQLAGKNVANPLATILSAGMMLRYLGDRHSDPKADAAGKAIESAVMRLLAEQKHRTADLGGTSSTSQVAQAVVDQLAHGNAS
- a CDS encoding DUF5060 domain-containing protein, with the translated sequence MKRFATTLIALAAMVMGTKTYSDEFTSPIATADLVFEEVDGVVAVEAEHFYEQKVTDKRAWYITSSKKAPDLKPDADDSHAAGASGGAYVETLPDTRKNHGEKLISGENFTDKAGLLAILSYKVHIKNPGRYYVWVRSYSTGSEDNGVHVGLDGQWPESGKRWQTVKKNNWEWECKQRTPQVHTGVPMQLFLDIDTAGEHEILFSMREDGFEMDKFVLASDKNFKPEGQGPQLKVKSGKLPDAFPEVAQETAAKKESFVLGAPLTLPRQSDGNGEVSISGELKQWHKVTLTLDGPFANERDAQPNAFTDLAFNVTFTHQSGSPSYTVPGYFAADGDAGNSGADSGTKWRAHLSPDKTGTWKYAVSFMQGKNAALDGSGEALKAFDGANGSFDVSESDKSGRDFRSEGRLQYVGKHHLQFAGSKRYFLKAGPDSPETLLAYVDFDNHPTDQRKKVPLKTFKPHLADWKSGDPSWGAGKGKGLIGSLNYLADKGVNAFSFLTYNASGDGDNVWPFIQRDAKMHYDCSKLDQWAVVLDHATNLGLHLHFKLQENEMDDNRLGPERKERSVPESLDGGKLGPERKLYCREMIARFSHELALNWNIGEENTQSSEEIRDMVQYLNDTDPYKHNIVIHTFPPQQEKVYNPLLGNKSQLTGVSLQNSWNRVHQQTLHWLRASKSADRPWVVANDEQNPAGLGVPADPGYKGHDGVAQEENTKGSKAEGNFKSKPYNLHDIRKLTLWGNLMAGGAGVEYYFGYSLPENDLKLEDFRSRDKSWDYCRIALQFFSENKIPIAEMVSSNSLIGNDDDDNSKYCLAKSGELYLVYLPGGGTTELNLADANGSFRVDWYNPREGGPLVGGSVTKVNGGSKVSLGAPPADADQDWLVMIRR